One Hippocampus zosterae strain Florida chromosome 21, ASM2543408v3, whole genome shotgun sequence genomic region harbors:
- the rtcb gene encoding RNA-splicing ligase RtcB homolog isoform X4 codes for MRAEVERSIGLPDVHSGYGFAIGNMAAFDMNDPDAVVSPGGVGFDINCGVRLLRTNLDERDVQPVKEQLAQSLFDHIPVGVGSKGVIPMGAKDLEEALEMGVDWSLREGYAWAEDKEHCEEYGRMLQADPNKVSSKAKKRGLPQLGTLGAGNHYAEIQVVEQIYDDYAAKKMGIDRKGQVCVMIHSGSRGLGHQVATDALVAMEKAMKRDKIAVNDRQLACARIASQEGQDYLKGMAAAGNYAWVNRSSMTFLTRQAFSKVFQSTPDDLDMHLIYDVSHNIAKVEEHMVDGRQRTLLVHRKGSTRAFPPHHPLIPVDYQLTGQPVLIGGTMGTCSYVLTGTERGMTNTFGTTCHGAGRALSRAKSRRNLDFQDVLDQLADKGIAIRVASPKLVMEEAPESYKNVTDVVDTCHEAGISRKAIKLRPIAVIKG; via the exons ATGCGTGCCGAGGTGGAG AGGTCCATCGGCCTCCCGGACGTCCACTCGGGCTACGGCTTTGCCATCGGGAACATGGCGGCCTTCGACATGAACGACCCGGACGCGGTGGTGTCTCCGG GCGGCGTGGGCTTCGACATCAACTGTGGCGTGCGCCTGCTGAGGACCAACCTGGACGAGCGAGACGTGCAGCCCGTCAAGGAGCAGCTGGCGCAGTCGCTCTTTGACCACATCCCCGTGGGCGTCGGCTCCAAGGGCGTCATCCCCATGGGGGCCAA GGACCTGGAGGAGGCGCTGGAGATGGGCGTGGACTGGTCGCTGCGCGAGGGCTACGCTTGGGCCGAGGACAAGGAGCACTGCGAGGAGTACGGCAGGATGCTGCAGGCCGACCCCAACAAGGTCTCGTCCAAGGCCAAGAAGCGGGGCCTCCCCCAG CTGGGAACGCTGGGAGCGGGAAACCACTACGCCGAGATCCAAGTGGTGGAGCAGATCTACGACGACTACGCGGCCAAGAAGATGGGCATCGACCGCAAGGGGCAGGTGTGCGTCATGATCCACAGCGGCAGCAGAGGCCTCGGCCATCAGGTGGCCACAG ACGCGCTGGTGGCCATGGAGAAGGCCATGAAGCGCGACAAGATCGCCGTCAACGACCGGCAGCTGGCGTGCGCCCGCATCGCCTCGCAGGAGGGACAGGACTACCTGAAGGGAATGGCCGCCGCCGGCAACTACGCCTGGGTCAATCGCTCGTCCATGACCTTCCTCACTCGGCAG GCGTTCTCCAAAGTGTTCCAGAGCACGCCGGACGACCTGGACATGCACCTCATCTACGACGTGTCGCACAACATCGCCAAGGTGGAGGAGCACATGGTGGACGGGCGCCAGCGCACCCTGCTGGTGCACCGCAAGGGCTCCACGCGCGCCTTCCCCCCCCATCACCCGCTCATCCCCGTCGACTACCAG CTGACGGGCCAGCCGGTCCTGATCGGGGGGACCATGGGCACGTGCAGCTACGTCCTCACCGGCACCGAGCGAGGCATGACCAACACCTTCGGAACCACCTGTCACGGCGCG GGTCGAGCTCTGTCCCGGGCCAAATCCCGCCGCAATCTGGACTTCCAAGACGTTCTGGACCAGCTGGCCGACAAAGGCATCGCCATCCGAGTGGCGTCCCCCAAGCTGGTGATGGAAGAG GCTCCCGAGTCGTACAAGAACGTGACGGACGTGGTGGACACGTGCCACGAGGCCGGCATCAGCAGGAAGGCCATCAAGCTGAGACCCATCGCCGTCATCAAAGGATAG
- the rtcb gene encoding RNA-splicing ligase RtcB homolog isoform X5, protein MAAFDMNDPDAVVSPGGVGFDINCGVRLLRTNLDERDVQPVKEQLAQSLFDHIPVGVGSKGVIPMGAKDLEEALEMGVDWSLREGYAWAEDKEHCEEYGRMLQADPNKVSSKAKKRGLPQLGTLGAGNHYAEIQVVEQIYDDYAAKKMGIDRKGQVCVMIHSGSRGLGHQVATDALVAMEKAMKRDKIAVNDRQLACARIASQEGQDYLKGMAAAGNYAWVNRSSMTFLTRQAFSKVFQSTPDDLDMHLIYDVSHNIAKVEEHMVDGRQRTLLVHRKGSTRAFPPHHPLIPVDYQLTGQPVLIGGTMGTCSYVLTGTERGMTNTFGTTCHGAGRALSRAKSRRNLDFQDVLDQLADKGIAIRVASPKLVMEEAPESYKNVTDVVDTCHEAGISRKAIKLRPIAVIKG, encoded by the exons ATGGCGGCCTTCGACATGAACGACCCGGACGCGGTGGTGTCTCCGG GCGGCGTGGGCTTCGACATCAACTGTGGCGTGCGCCTGCTGAGGACCAACCTGGACGAGCGAGACGTGCAGCCCGTCAAGGAGCAGCTGGCGCAGTCGCTCTTTGACCACATCCCCGTGGGCGTCGGCTCCAAGGGCGTCATCCCCATGGGGGCCAA GGACCTGGAGGAGGCGCTGGAGATGGGCGTGGACTGGTCGCTGCGCGAGGGCTACGCTTGGGCCGAGGACAAGGAGCACTGCGAGGAGTACGGCAGGATGCTGCAGGCCGACCCCAACAAGGTCTCGTCCAAGGCCAAGAAGCGGGGCCTCCCCCAG CTGGGAACGCTGGGAGCGGGAAACCACTACGCCGAGATCCAAGTGGTGGAGCAGATCTACGACGACTACGCGGCCAAGAAGATGGGCATCGACCGCAAGGGGCAGGTGTGCGTCATGATCCACAGCGGCAGCAGAGGCCTCGGCCATCAGGTGGCCACAG ACGCGCTGGTGGCCATGGAGAAGGCCATGAAGCGCGACAAGATCGCCGTCAACGACCGGCAGCTGGCGTGCGCCCGCATCGCCTCGCAGGAGGGACAGGACTACCTGAAGGGAATGGCCGCCGCCGGCAACTACGCCTGGGTCAATCGCTCGTCCATGACCTTCCTCACTCGGCAG GCGTTCTCCAAAGTGTTCCAGAGCACGCCGGACGACCTGGACATGCACCTCATCTACGACGTGTCGCACAACATCGCCAAGGTGGAGGAGCACATGGTGGACGGGCGCCAGCGCACCCTGCTGGTGCACCGCAAGGGCTCCACGCGCGCCTTCCCCCCCCATCACCCGCTCATCCCCGTCGACTACCAG CTGACGGGCCAGCCGGTCCTGATCGGGGGGACCATGGGCACGTGCAGCTACGTCCTCACCGGCACCGAGCGAGGCATGACCAACACCTTCGGAACCACCTGTCACGGCGCG GGTCGAGCTCTGTCCCGGGCCAAATCCCGCCGCAATCTGGACTTCCAAGACGTTCTGGACCAGCTGGCCGACAAAGGCATCGCCATCCGAGTGGCGTCCCCCAAGCTGGTGATGGAAGAG GCTCCCGAGTCGTACAAGAACGTGACGGACGTGGTGGACACGTGCCACGAGGCCGGCATCAGCAGGAAGGCCATCAAGCTGAGACCCATCGCCGTCATCAAAGGATAG
- the rtcb gene encoding RNA-splicing ligase RtcB homolog isoform X2, with product MFEELRNACRGGGVGGFLPAMKQIGNVAALPGIVHRSIGLPDVHSGYGFAIGNMAAFDMNDPDAVVSPGGVGFDINCGVRLLRTNLDERDVQPVKEQLAQSLFDHIPVGVGSKGVIPMGAKDLEEALEMGVDWSLREGYAWAEDKEHCEEYGRMLQADPNKVSSKAKKRGLPQLGTLGAGNHYAEIQVVEQIYDDYAAKKMGIDRKGQVCVMIHSGSRGLGHQVATDALVAMEKAMKRDKIAVNDRQLACARIASQEGQDYLKGMAAAGNYAWVNRSSMTFLTRQAFSKVFQSTPDDLDMHLIYDVSHNIAKVEEHMVDGRQRTLLVHRKGSTRAFPPHHPLIPVDYQLTGQPVLIGGTMGTCSYVLTGTERGMTNTFGTTCHGAGRALSRAKSRRNLDFQDVLDQLADKGIAIRVASPKLVMEEAPESYKNVTDVVDTCHEAGISRKAIKLRPIAVIKG from the exons ATGTTCGAGGAGCTGCGGAATGCGTGCCGAGGTGGAG GCGTGGGCGGCTTCCTTCCAGCCATGAAGCAGATCGGAAACGTGGCGGCGCTGCCCGGCATCGTCCAC AGGTCCATCGGCCTCCCGGACGTCCACTCGGGCTACGGCTTTGCCATCGGGAACATGGCGGCCTTCGACATGAACGACCCGGACGCGGTGGTGTCTCCGG GCGGCGTGGGCTTCGACATCAACTGTGGCGTGCGCCTGCTGAGGACCAACCTGGACGAGCGAGACGTGCAGCCCGTCAAGGAGCAGCTGGCGCAGTCGCTCTTTGACCACATCCCCGTGGGCGTCGGCTCCAAGGGCGTCATCCCCATGGGGGCCAA GGACCTGGAGGAGGCGCTGGAGATGGGCGTGGACTGGTCGCTGCGCGAGGGCTACGCTTGGGCCGAGGACAAGGAGCACTGCGAGGAGTACGGCAGGATGCTGCAGGCCGACCCCAACAAGGTCTCGTCCAAGGCCAAGAAGCGGGGCCTCCCCCAG CTGGGAACGCTGGGAGCGGGAAACCACTACGCCGAGATCCAAGTGGTGGAGCAGATCTACGACGACTACGCGGCCAAGAAGATGGGCATCGACCGCAAGGGGCAGGTGTGCGTCATGATCCACAGCGGCAGCAGAGGCCTCGGCCATCAGGTGGCCACAG ACGCGCTGGTGGCCATGGAGAAGGCCATGAAGCGCGACAAGATCGCCGTCAACGACCGGCAGCTGGCGTGCGCCCGCATCGCCTCGCAGGAGGGACAGGACTACCTGAAGGGAATGGCCGCCGCCGGCAACTACGCCTGGGTCAATCGCTCGTCCATGACCTTCCTCACTCGGCAG GCGTTCTCCAAAGTGTTCCAGAGCACGCCGGACGACCTGGACATGCACCTCATCTACGACGTGTCGCACAACATCGCCAAGGTGGAGGAGCACATGGTGGACGGGCGCCAGCGCACCCTGCTGGTGCACCGCAAGGGCTCCACGCGCGCCTTCCCCCCCCATCACCCGCTCATCCCCGTCGACTACCAG CTGACGGGCCAGCCGGTCCTGATCGGGGGGACCATGGGCACGTGCAGCTACGTCCTCACCGGCACCGAGCGAGGCATGACCAACACCTTCGGAACCACCTGTCACGGCGCG GGTCGAGCTCTGTCCCGGGCCAAATCCCGCCGCAATCTGGACTTCCAAGACGTTCTGGACCAGCTGGCCGACAAAGGCATCGCCATCCGAGTGGCGTCCCCCAAGCTGGTGATGGAAGAG GCTCCCGAGTCGTACAAGAACGTGACGGACGTGGTGGACACGTGCCACGAGGCCGGCATCAGCAGGAAGGCCATCAAGCTGAGACCCATCGCCGTCATCAAAGGATAG
- the rtcb gene encoding RNA-splicing ligase RtcB homolog isoform X1 — MSRNYNDELQYLDKIDTNCWRIKKGFVPNMKVEGLFYVNEPLEKLMFEELRNACRGGGVGGFLPAMKQIGNVAALPGIVHRSIGLPDVHSGYGFAIGNMAAFDMNDPDAVVSPGGVGFDINCGVRLLRTNLDERDVQPVKEQLAQSLFDHIPVGVGSKGVIPMGAKDLEEALEMGVDWSLREGYAWAEDKEHCEEYGRMLQADPNKVSSKAKKRGLPQLGTLGAGNHYAEIQVVEQIYDDYAAKKMGIDRKGQVCVMIHSGSRGLGHQVATDALVAMEKAMKRDKIAVNDRQLACARIASQEGQDYLKGMAAAGNYAWVNRSSMTFLTRQAFSKVFQSTPDDLDMHLIYDVSHNIAKVEEHMVDGRQRTLLVHRKGSTRAFPPHHPLIPVDYQLTGQPVLIGGTMGTCSYVLTGTERGMTNTFGTTCHGAGRALSRAKSRRNLDFQDVLDQLADKGIAIRVASPKLVMEEAPESYKNVTDVVDTCHEAGISRKAIKLRPIAVIKG; from the exons ATGAGTCGAAATTACAACGACGAGTTGCAGTATTTGGACAAGATCGACACCAACTGCTGGAGAATAAAAAAGGGCTTTGTTCCCAACATGAAG GTGGAAGGACTATTCTACGTCAACGAGCCCCTGGAAAAATTGATGTTCGAGGAGCTGCGGAATGCGTGCCGAGGTGGAG GCGTGGGCGGCTTCCTTCCAGCCATGAAGCAGATCGGAAACGTGGCGGCGCTGCCCGGCATCGTCCAC AGGTCCATCGGCCTCCCGGACGTCCACTCGGGCTACGGCTTTGCCATCGGGAACATGGCGGCCTTCGACATGAACGACCCGGACGCGGTGGTGTCTCCGG GCGGCGTGGGCTTCGACATCAACTGTGGCGTGCGCCTGCTGAGGACCAACCTGGACGAGCGAGACGTGCAGCCCGTCAAGGAGCAGCTGGCGCAGTCGCTCTTTGACCACATCCCCGTGGGCGTCGGCTCCAAGGGCGTCATCCCCATGGGGGCCAA GGACCTGGAGGAGGCGCTGGAGATGGGCGTGGACTGGTCGCTGCGCGAGGGCTACGCTTGGGCCGAGGACAAGGAGCACTGCGAGGAGTACGGCAGGATGCTGCAGGCCGACCCCAACAAGGTCTCGTCCAAGGCCAAGAAGCGGGGCCTCCCCCAG CTGGGAACGCTGGGAGCGGGAAACCACTACGCCGAGATCCAAGTGGTGGAGCAGATCTACGACGACTACGCGGCCAAGAAGATGGGCATCGACCGCAAGGGGCAGGTGTGCGTCATGATCCACAGCGGCAGCAGAGGCCTCGGCCATCAGGTGGCCACAG ACGCGCTGGTGGCCATGGAGAAGGCCATGAAGCGCGACAAGATCGCCGTCAACGACCGGCAGCTGGCGTGCGCCCGCATCGCCTCGCAGGAGGGACAGGACTACCTGAAGGGAATGGCCGCCGCCGGCAACTACGCCTGGGTCAATCGCTCGTCCATGACCTTCCTCACTCGGCAG GCGTTCTCCAAAGTGTTCCAGAGCACGCCGGACGACCTGGACATGCACCTCATCTACGACGTGTCGCACAACATCGCCAAGGTGGAGGAGCACATGGTGGACGGGCGCCAGCGCACCCTGCTGGTGCACCGCAAGGGCTCCACGCGCGCCTTCCCCCCCCATCACCCGCTCATCCCCGTCGACTACCAG CTGACGGGCCAGCCGGTCCTGATCGGGGGGACCATGGGCACGTGCAGCTACGTCCTCACCGGCACCGAGCGAGGCATGACCAACACCTTCGGAACCACCTGTCACGGCGCG GGTCGAGCTCTGTCCCGGGCCAAATCCCGCCGCAATCTGGACTTCCAAGACGTTCTGGACCAGCTGGCCGACAAAGGCATCGCCATCCGAGTGGCGTCCCCCAAGCTGGTGATGGAAGAG GCTCCCGAGTCGTACAAGAACGTGACGGACGTGGTGGACACGTGCCACGAGGCCGGCATCAGCAGGAAGGCCATCAAGCTGAGACCCATCGCCGTCATCAAAGGATAG
- the rtcb gene encoding RNA-splicing ligase RtcB homolog isoform X3, whose amino-acid sequence MSRNYNDELQYLDKIDTNCWRIKKGFVPNMKRSIGLPDVHSGYGFAIGNMAAFDMNDPDAVVSPGGVGFDINCGVRLLRTNLDERDVQPVKEQLAQSLFDHIPVGVGSKGVIPMGAKDLEEALEMGVDWSLREGYAWAEDKEHCEEYGRMLQADPNKVSSKAKKRGLPQLGTLGAGNHYAEIQVVEQIYDDYAAKKMGIDRKGQVCVMIHSGSRGLGHQVATDALVAMEKAMKRDKIAVNDRQLACARIASQEGQDYLKGMAAAGNYAWVNRSSMTFLTRQAFSKVFQSTPDDLDMHLIYDVSHNIAKVEEHMVDGRQRTLLVHRKGSTRAFPPHHPLIPVDYQLTGQPVLIGGTMGTCSYVLTGTERGMTNTFGTTCHGAGRALSRAKSRRNLDFQDVLDQLADKGIAIRVASPKLVMEEAPESYKNVTDVVDTCHEAGISRKAIKLRPIAVIKG is encoded by the exons ATGAGTCGAAATTACAACGACGAGTTGCAGTATTTGGACAAGATCGACACCAACTGCTGGAGAATAAAAAAGGGCTTTGTTCCCAACATGAAG AGGTCCATCGGCCTCCCGGACGTCCACTCGGGCTACGGCTTTGCCATCGGGAACATGGCGGCCTTCGACATGAACGACCCGGACGCGGTGGTGTCTCCGG GCGGCGTGGGCTTCGACATCAACTGTGGCGTGCGCCTGCTGAGGACCAACCTGGACGAGCGAGACGTGCAGCCCGTCAAGGAGCAGCTGGCGCAGTCGCTCTTTGACCACATCCCCGTGGGCGTCGGCTCCAAGGGCGTCATCCCCATGGGGGCCAA GGACCTGGAGGAGGCGCTGGAGATGGGCGTGGACTGGTCGCTGCGCGAGGGCTACGCTTGGGCCGAGGACAAGGAGCACTGCGAGGAGTACGGCAGGATGCTGCAGGCCGACCCCAACAAGGTCTCGTCCAAGGCCAAGAAGCGGGGCCTCCCCCAG CTGGGAACGCTGGGAGCGGGAAACCACTACGCCGAGATCCAAGTGGTGGAGCAGATCTACGACGACTACGCGGCCAAGAAGATGGGCATCGACCGCAAGGGGCAGGTGTGCGTCATGATCCACAGCGGCAGCAGAGGCCTCGGCCATCAGGTGGCCACAG ACGCGCTGGTGGCCATGGAGAAGGCCATGAAGCGCGACAAGATCGCCGTCAACGACCGGCAGCTGGCGTGCGCCCGCATCGCCTCGCAGGAGGGACAGGACTACCTGAAGGGAATGGCCGCCGCCGGCAACTACGCCTGGGTCAATCGCTCGTCCATGACCTTCCTCACTCGGCAG GCGTTCTCCAAAGTGTTCCAGAGCACGCCGGACGACCTGGACATGCACCTCATCTACGACGTGTCGCACAACATCGCCAAGGTGGAGGAGCACATGGTGGACGGGCGCCAGCGCACCCTGCTGGTGCACCGCAAGGGCTCCACGCGCGCCTTCCCCCCCCATCACCCGCTCATCCCCGTCGACTACCAG CTGACGGGCCAGCCGGTCCTGATCGGGGGGACCATGGGCACGTGCAGCTACGTCCTCACCGGCACCGAGCGAGGCATGACCAACACCTTCGGAACCACCTGTCACGGCGCG GGTCGAGCTCTGTCCCGGGCCAAATCCCGCCGCAATCTGGACTTCCAAGACGTTCTGGACCAGCTGGCCGACAAAGGCATCGCCATCCGAGTGGCGTCCCCCAAGCTGGTGATGGAAGAG GCTCCCGAGTCGTACAAGAACGTGACGGACGTGGTGGACACGTGCCACGAGGCCGGCATCAGCAGGAAGGCCATCAAGCTGAGACCCATCGCCGTCATCAAAGGATAG
- the fbxo7 gene encoding F-box only protein 7, with amino-acid sequence MKLRIRICKQTSKVDAVGPESTLKELMEHIRDVLLPGHGLGPDANFGLSLNGTELLADTGQKLSSCGVVPGDLIRVLLPAGAAHSNDGDVPSPGGASRSLAGPATAAQTTAADAFPGGAVSQSPPDARDASPAGTVRPLASPDAQTAAAMTSSQPRSAAAPAAADAAGRARDRRTPAVLCWEPMLCGEAGEGQAPHSLELLYRAARVGSPADAVMVAAHLLMLETGFTPQGGEAKPAEMPSGWRSSGGAYRLQYTHALCERGAVTVVAVPMNPVLVIEAILQVADSASMAAKVCLDPGVYVTEAWPGASAASAFTGLSRLSRVYKDQLVYPLIAATREALRLPVAFGLSALPPELLLLVLRLLDVVSVVRLSAVCRHLNAAAADAALWRHLVRRDFSDHKWQGETNWKELYKSFYKFRQKRGVVERPCSLPPFIHRPLFGPVPFAPPRVPGIIGGGYDGRPPALPYGARYDPIGPPPPPHGGRRRRSDPRPPAGNARPGDVRRGFI; translated from the exons ATGAAGTTGCGAATTCGCATCTGCAAGCAAACCAGCAAAGTGGACGCGGTGGGTCCCGAGTCTACTTTGAAGGAGCTTATGGAGCACATCCGTGACGTCCTGCTGCCCGGCCACGGACTCGG TCCAGACGCGAACTTTGGCCTTTCTCTCAACGGCACCGAGCTCCTCGCTGACACGGGTCAGAAGTTGTCGTCGTGCGGCGTCGTCCCGGGAGATCTGATCCGTGTCCTGCTTCCCGCCGGCGCCGCCCACAGCAACGACGGCGACGTGCCTTCCCCCGGCGGCGCCTCCCGGTCCCTCGCCGGGCCCGCGACCGCCGCCCAAACCACCGCCGCCGACGCTTTCCCCGGGGGTGCCGTCTCGCAATCCCCGCCCGACGCCAGGGACGCATCCCCTGCGGGGACCGTCCGACCGCTCGCCTCGCCCGACGCCCAAACCGCAGCCGCAATGACCTCCAGCCAG CCCCGTAGCGCGGCcgctcccgccgccgccgacgccgcCGGACGGGCCCGCGACCGTCGGACGCCGGCCGTCCTCTGCTGGGAGCCCATGCTGTGCGGCGAGGCGGGCGAAGGCCAGGCGCCGCACTCGCTGGAGCTGCTCTACCGCGCCGCCCGGGTCGGCTCTCCCGCCGACGCCGTCATGGTGGCCGCCCACCTGCTCATGCTGGAGACCGGATTCACGCCCCAG GGCGGCGAAGCGAAGCCCGCGGAGATGCCGTCCGGATGGCGTTCGTCCGGCGGCGCCTACAGACTTCAGTACACGCACGCGCTGTGCGAAAGGGGCGCGGTCACGGTGGTGGCGGTGCCCATGAACCCCGTGCTCGTCATCGAAG CCATCCTGCAGGTGGCCGACAGCGCCAGCATGGCGGCCAAAGTCTGCCTGGACCCCGGCGTCTACGTGACCGAGGCGTGGCCAG GAGCCAGCGCGGCGTCCGCCTTCACCGGGCTGAGTCGACTGTCGCGAGTGTACAAGGACCAGCTGGTCTACCCGCTGATCGCCGCCACGCGGGAAG CGCTGCGTCTCCCGGTGGCGTTTGGCCTTTCGGCGCTCCCCCCCgagttgctgctgctggtgctgcGGCTGCTGGACGTGGTCTCGGTGGTGCGCCTGTCGGCCGTCTGTCGGCATCtgaacgccgccgccgccgacgcggCCCTCTGGAGACACCTGGTGCGGCGGGACTTCAGTG ATCACAAATGGCAGGGAGAGACCAACTGGAAGGAG CTGTACAAAAGTTTCTACAAGTTCCGTCAGAAGCGAGGCGTGGTGGAGCGCCCCTGCTCGCTCCCCCCTTTCATCCACCGGCCCCTGTTTGGCCCGGTTCCTTTCGCCCCGCCGCGCGTCCCCGGCATCATCGGCGGAGGATATGACGGCCGACCGCCGGCCTTGCCCTACGGCGCGCGCTACGACCCCAtcggcccgccgccgccgccacatgGCGGGCGCCGGCGGCGCAGCGACCCGCGGCCCCCGGCGGGCAACGCCCGTCCGGGCGACGTCCGCAGAGGCTTCATCTGA